The Williamwhitmania sp. genome has a window encoding:
- a CDS encoding valine--tRNA ligase: protein MEIPAKYDPSSIENKWYAFWMSQGFFRSIPDGREPYTIVIPPPNVTGVLHMGHMLNNTIQDVFVRRARMQGKNACWVPGTDHASIATEAKVVGKLKEQGIEKASLSREEFLNHAWEWTHKHGGIILEQLKKLGASCDWERTCFTMDTERSESVIKVFIDLYRKGLVYRGVRMVNWDPQAKTALSDEEVIYREVQSKLYYLRYIIEGTKDYVVVATTRPETILGDTAVCVNPNDPRYAYLKGKKVTVPLINRIVPIIQDEYVDIEFGTGVLKVTPAHDINDYMLGQKYKLESIDIFNDNGTLNERAQLYVGKDRFAVRDEIVKDLEKAGLIEKIEGYVNKVGFSERTDVAIEPKLSTQWFLKMEELAKPALEAVESDNIQLYPAKFKNTYRHWMENIKDWCISRQLWWGHRIPAYYLSNGTFVVAETEEEALALAKKETGNSNLTTADLHQDSDVLDTWFSSWLWPISVFDGIRNPENPEINYYYPTNDLVTAPEILFFWVARMVVAGYEYRGEKPFTNVYLTGIVRDQQRRKMSKQLGNSPDPLDLIAKYGADGVRVGMLLCSPAGNDLLFDENLTEQGRNFSNKIWNAFRLVNGWQVDSTIPQPEHARLTVEWFDAMLDKTIEQVSQQFDAYNVSEALMVIYKLFWDEFSSWYLEAVKPGFNQPIDSVTFNATIGYFEKLLKLLHPYMPFITEEIYHLIAEREVGDCIMVSLLPQSKPYSSSLLEEFDNLKETVTNIRSIRQDKNIPQKDALELFVKRDGVPTIDLSSVICKMANLTAITHTESKVEGASSFLVKTTEFFLPLGGLLNVEEELNKLNAELTYLQGFLVSVNKKLSNSSFVNNAPAKVVEVEQNKKADAESKIKAIMGQLAQLKK, encoded by the coding sequence ATGGAAATTCCTGCAAAGTACGACCCCTCTTCAATCGAAAACAAATGGTATGCCTTTTGGATGAGCCAAGGTTTTTTTCGCTCTATTCCCGATGGTAGAGAGCCATACACCATAGTGATTCCTCCGCCAAACGTAACCGGCGTTTTGCACATGGGGCACATGCTCAACAATACCATTCAGGATGTTTTTGTTCGCCGTGCTCGCATGCAGGGCAAGAATGCCTGTTGGGTTCCCGGAACCGATCATGCCTCCATTGCAACCGAAGCTAAGGTGGTAGGTAAGTTAAAAGAGCAGGGCATTGAAAAGGCATCGCTATCGCGTGAAGAATTTCTAAACCATGCTTGGGAATGGACCCACAAGCATGGTGGCATCATACTAGAGCAACTCAAGAAGTTGGGTGCCTCCTGCGATTGGGAGCGTACCTGCTTCACCATGGACACAGAACGCTCCGAAAGCGTGATTAAGGTGTTTATCGATCTCTACCGTAAAGGGTTAGTTTACCGTGGTGTGAGAATGGTAAACTGGGATCCCCAGGCCAAAACGGCACTGTCGGACGAGGAGGTTATTTACCGTGAAGTACAGAGCAAGCTATACTACCTACGATACATTATTGAGGGCACTAAGGACTACGTGGTGGTTGCTACCACCCGTCCCGAAACCATATTGGGCGACACGGCCGTGTGCGTTAACCCCAACGATCCACGTTACGCCTACCTTAAGGGCAAAAAGGTTACGGTACCGCTGATTAATCGCATTGTCCCAATTATTCAGGACGAATACGTAGATATAGAGTTTGGTACCGGTGTTCTTAAAGTTACCCCCGCCCACGACATCAACGACTACATGCTGGGGCAGAAGTATAAGTTGGAATCCATCGACATTTTCAACGACAACGGAACCCTCAACGAGAGAGCACAGCTATACGTTGGGAAAGACCGGTTTGCAGTTCGCGACGAGATTGTAAAGGACCTTGAAAAGGCAGGCCTTATTGAAAAAATAGAGGGATACGTAAACAAGGTTGGCTTCTCGGAGCGAACCGACGTTGCCATTGAGCCCAAGCTAAGCACCCAGTGGTTCCTCAAAATGGAGGAGCTGGCAAAGCCTGCGCTCGAGGCCGTAGAGAGCGACAACATACAGCTCTATCCAGCAAAGTTCAAGAATACCTATCGTCACTGGATGGAAAACATCAAGGATTGGTGTATTTCGCGACAGCTATGGTGGGGCCACCGAATTCCGGCCTACTACCTTAGCAATGGTACCTTTGTGGTAGCAGAAACGGAAGAGGAAGCACTTGCGTTGGCGAAAAAGGAGACGGGTAACTCTAACCTAACAACTGCTGATCTCCATCAGGACTCCGACGTGCTCGACACCTGGTTCTCATCGTGGCTATGGCCTATTTCTGTTTTTGATGGCATCCGTAATCCTGAGAATCCCGAAATTAACTACTACTACCCCACCAACGACTTAGTAACGGCTCCCGAAATACTATTCTTTTGGGTTGCTCGCATGGTTGTTGCTGGGTATGAATATAGAGGCGAAAAACCATTTACCAACGTTTACCTTACCGGCATTGTGCGCGATCAGCAACGGCGTAAAATGTCGAAACAGCTGGGGAATTCACCCGATCCGCTCGATCTCATTGCCAAGTATGGCGCCGATGGTGTTCGAGTAGGTATGCTGCTGTGCAGCCCCGCTGGCAATGACCTCCTCTTCGACGAAAACCTAACTGAGCAAGGCCGCAACTTCAGCAACAAAATATGGAACGCCTTCAGGCTAGTAAATGGTTGGCAGGTAGACAGCACCATTCCTCAACCCGAGCATGCACGCCTCACCGTGGAGTGGTTCGACGCCATGCTCGACAAGACCATTGAGCAGGTCAGCCAGCAGTTCGATGCCTACAACGTATCCGAGGCCTTGATGGTGATATACAAGCTCTTTTGGGACGAGTTTTCGAGTTGGTACCTAGAGGCCGTTAAGCCAGGATTTAATCAGCCTATCGACAGTGTTACCTTCAACGCCACCATTGGTTACTTCGAAAAGTTGCTCAAGTTGCTCCATCCATACATGCCCTTCATTACCGAGGAGATTTATCACCTCATCGCCGAGCGCGAAGTTGGTGACTGCATCATGGTGAGCCTGTTACCTCAATCCAAACCATACAGCAGCAGTCTGCTTGAGGAGTTCGATAACCTAAAGGAAACGGTGACCAACATCCGCTCTATTCGGCAGGATAAAAACATTCCTCAGAAAGATGCGCTTGAGCTATTTGTAAAGCGCGATGGTGTGCCAACGATAGACCTTTCATCGGTAATTTGCAAAATGGCAAACCTCACCGCCATTACCCACACCGAATCGAAGGTAGAAGGAGCCTCCTCCTTCTTGGTAAAAACAACGGAGTTCTTCCTGCCGCTTGGAGGCCTGCTCAACGTTGAAGAGGAACTAAATAAGTTGAATGCTGAGCTCACCTACCTCCAAGGATTTCTGGTTTCAGTTAATAAAAAGTTGAGTAACTCCAGCTTTGTAAATAATGCACCCGCCAAGGTTGTAGAGGTGGAGCAGAACAAAAAGGCAGACGCTGAATCGAAGATAAAAGCCATCATGGGACAGCTTGCACAATTAAAGAAATAG
- a CDS encoding YfiR family protein, with the protein MKKGLFCLILVLLLHLSSSAQLAKVQAGFIYNFTRYLTWDENSMGDVFVIGVLGNTNTTEILRMLEGNRTIQNRQIEIKTYESVGEIGKCLILYIPKERRNSLEVVLAKIGNNPTLIICEEEGMAAKGAGINFLMENGRVTFEINPAAIKRQGITIKPQLLALAHKVY; encoded by the coding sequence ATGAAGAAGGGCTTGTTCTGCCTTATTCTGGTTTTACTGCTTCACCTTTCATCCTCTGCCCAACTGGCTAAGGTGCAGGCTGGGTTTATCTATAACTTCACCAGATATCTTACCTGGGACGAGAACTCTATGGGTGATGTTTTTGTGATTGGAGTTCTAGGAAACACTAATACTACTGAGATCCTTCGCATGCTTGAGGGTAACCGAACAATCCAAAATCGTCAAATAGAAATAAAAACCTATGAGTCCGTTGGGGAAATTGGCAAATGCCTCATTCTTTACATTCCGAAGGAGCGTAGAAACAGCCTTGAAGTTGTGTTGGCAAAAATTGGCAATAATCCTACCCTTATTATCTGTGAGGAGGAGGGAATGGCTGCAAAAGGTGCCGGCATAAACTTTTTGATGGAGAACGGAAGGGTTACATTCGAAATTAATCCTGCTGCCATAAAGAGGCAGGGCATTACCATTAAGCCACAGTTGTTGGCTCTTGCCCACAAAGTATATTGA